The Octadecabacter arcticus 238 genome contains a region encoding:
- a CDS encoding MBL fold metallo-hydrolase, whose product MIRYPWAEPPELGKAIEVADGVLWMRLPLPMALDHVNVYALDHGTGWTIIDTGFDSKKTRAIWETILAGPLYGKPVSRVIGTHHHPDHIGLAGWFQDAGAELAMPRTAWLMARMLTLDEQPAYPSQSIEFYKRAGMDDAMLAKRRNDRPFNFADCVHQMPLGFTRLQEGGTIQMGGRRWTIRMGNGHAPEHATFWSEDDNLVIGGDQLLPSISPNIGVYPTEPDADPLAEWLEACERLAPFARTDHLVLGGHKLPFTGLPKRMQQLIENHHGALKRLIVHIADPKRAGDCFKPLFKREIGEGVYGLALVESLAHLNHLHQTGQATRELRDGAYWFQAV is encoded by the coding sequence ATGATCCGCTATCCATGGGCCGAACCGCCCGAGCTTGGCAAAGCAATCGAGGTCGCAGACGGTGTCCTGTGGATGCGCCTGCCGCTGCCGATGGCGTTGGACCACGTCAACGTTTACGCGTTGGATCATGGGACCGGCTGGACGATCATAGACACAGGTTTTGACAGCAAAAAGACCCGCGCGATCTGGGAAACCATATTGGCTGGCCCCCTCTATGGAAAACCCGTCAGCCGCGTTATTGGCACCCATCATCACCCGGATCATATCGGGCTGGCTGGTTGGTTTCAGGACGCTGGCGCTGAACTGGCGATGCCACGCACCGCTTGGTTGATGGCCCGTATGCTGACGCTGGACGAACAGCCCGCCTACCCGTCGCAGTCCATTGAATTTTACAAACGCGCCGGCATGGATGATGCGATGCTGGCGAAACGCCGCAACGATCGCCCGTTCAACTTCGCCGATTGCGTCCACCAGATGCCACTGGGGTTCACCAGACTGCAAGAAGGCGGGACAATCCAGATGGGCGGGCGCAGATGGACAATCCGAATGGGCAATGGCCACGCGCCTGAACACGCAACCTTCTGGAGCGAGGACGACAATCTTGTGATTGGTGGCGATCAGTTGTTGCCTTCCATCAGCCCCAACATCGGTGTTTACCCCACCGAACCCGACGCAGACCCGCTGGCGGAATGGCTTGAGGCCTGCGAACGCTTGGCCCCGTTTGCGCGAACTGATCATCTGGTGCTAGGCGGCCATAAATTGCCGTTTACCGGCCTGCCCAAACGCATGCAGCAACTCATCGAAAATCATCACGGGGCGCTCAAACGTCTGATTGTCCACATCGCGGACCCCAAACGTGCGGGCGATTGTTTCAAGCCACTCTTCAAACGAGAAATCGGCGAGGGTGTTTACGGCTTAGCTCTGGTGGAATCCCTTGCGCACCTCAATCACCTTCACCAAACTGGCCAAGCCACGCGCGAACTGCGCGACGGGGCCTATTGGTTTCAGGCGGTCTAA
- a CDS encoding DUF6356 family protein: protein MSDQSTQTRTSLIDRWFLAHPATVDETYFQHMWFAGGFAFWLIVAGGAALAHAAIPAVCETTAGRILRKLVARMDARH, encoded by the coding sequence ATGTCCGACCAAAGCACACAGACCCGCACCAGCCTGATCGACCGTTGGTTTCTTGCCCATCCTGCCACCGTGGATGAGACGTATTTCCAGCATATGTGGTTCGCAGGCGGCTTTGCGTTCTGGCTGATCGTTGCTGGCGGCGCGGCATTAGCCCATGCCGCAATCCCTGCGGTGTGCGAAACGACGGCTGGGCGCATTCTGCGCAAACTCGTCGCCCGTATGGATGCGCGGCACTAA
- a CDS encoding Lrp/AsnC family transcriptional regulator yields the protein MKQELDTIDQRILTILQSDATQSVDAISDRVALSRNACWRRIKALEASGIIRARVALLDPIKIGCPLTALVLIRTEHHSDNWRKDFATAIAALPEIISAQRMTGDLDYVLRVRLTDVAAYDLFYKRLTSRISVSDISASFVMEDIKDTTALPL from the coding sequence ATGAAACAAGAACTCGATACAATTGACCAGCGCATCCTGACTATCTTGCAATCAGATGCCACCCAATCTGTCGACGCGATTTCGGATCGAGTCGCCCTGTCGCGCAATGCCTGCTGGCGGCGGATCAAAGCGTTGGAGGCAAGCGGCATCATCCGCGCGCGGGTCGCCCTTCTTGATCCAATCAAAATCGGCTGCCCCCTGACCGCGTTGGTTTTGATCCGCACGGAACATCATTCGGACAATTGGCGTAAAGATTTCGCGACTGCGATCGCCGCCCTGCCAGAAATTATATCTGCCCAGCGCATGACGGGTGATCTGGATTATGTGCTCAGGGTGCGGCTCACGGATGTGGCGGCCTATGATCTGTTCTACAAACGCCTGACATCACGGATTTCTGTATCGGATATTTCTGCCAGTTTCGTTATGGAAGACATCAAAGACACCACTGCGCTGCCGCTTTAG
- a CDS encoding DUF6173 family protein, producing MDNKTATSAEALEADAIPRIHEIHVDPTKCAPDASAIKPQKTPKSAARWAYERLILYIQNFEKQLDNEHEVAMGFAGDSSGVIKIEGMGYYDPDIITFYGSDPSGAKTQLIQHVSQLSVKLRAHPKMVETAEPERIGFRLAADLDNADATS from the coding sequence ATGGACAATAAAACTGCCACCTCCGCCGAAGCGCTTGAGGCCGACGCCATTCCGCGCATCCACGAAATCCATGTCGACCCGACCAAATGTGCCCCCGACGCCAGCGCAATTAAGCCGCAGAAAACACCCAAAAGCGCGGCACGTTGGGCCTATGAACGCCTTATCCTGTATATTCAGAATTTCGAAAAGCAGCTCGATAATGAACACGAAGTCGCGATGGGGTTCGCGGGCGACAGTTCCGGCGTGATCAAAATCGAAGGCATGGGATACTATGACCCCGACATCATCACCTTTTATGGGTCCGACCCGTCTGGCGCCAAAACACAGCTGATCCAGCACGTGAGCCAATTGTCGGTTAAGCTACGCGCACACCCCAAAATGGTTGAGACGGCGGAACCGGAACGGATTGGCTTTCGACTGGCGGCTGATCTGGACAACGCGGATGCGACGTCGTGA
- a CDS encoding aa3-type cytochrome c oxidase subunit IV, whose amino-acid sequence MSDHKHGEMDTSVQESTFNGFMSMVTKIAALIIAALILLALING is encoded by the coding sequence ATGTCTGATCATAAGCACGGCGAAATGGACACAAGCGTTCAGGAAAGCACTTTTAACGGATTCATGAGTATGGTGACAAAAATCGCTGCGCTCATCATTGCTGCCCTCATTCTTCTTGCCCTGATCAACGGATGA
- a CDS encoding AzlD domain-containing protein: protein MNPSMDAGYIWTIIIVLGVGTYLIRFSFLGLIGGKDLPDWVLRHLRYTAVAVLPGLVAPLVLWPEATGGEVDPARLSAALVTFGVGLLTRNVVAAITLGGATLFGMIWLTGAY, encoded by the coding sequence ATGAACCCGAGCATGGACGCAGGCTATATCTGGACGATCATCATCGTGTTGGGCGTCGGCACATATTTGATCCGTTTTTCGTTCCTTGGCCTGATTGGGGGCAAGGACCTGCCGGACTGGGTATTGCGCCATCTGCGCTACACGGCCGTTGCGGTCTTACCCGGATTGGTCGCACCGTTGGTTTTATGGCCAGAAGCAACCGGTGGCGAAGTCGACCCCGCGCGACTGAGCGCGGCCTTGGTCACATTCGGGGTCGGGTTGCTGACCCGCAATGTCGTGGCTGCCATCACCTTGGGCGGGGCCACGTTGTTTGGTATGATCTGGCTGACAGGCGCCTATTAG
- a CDS encoding AzlC family ABC transporter permease, with protein sequence MPRATQKSYYWIGFRTGLPFLLVVMPFGMLFGVVATEAGFTSVQTMAFSSVVFAGAAQFTALQLMADDAPFLIVVATALAVNLRMAMYSASLAVWLGRAPLWKRALIAYVNVDQSYAVSINRYEDEPDLSLTQRIGFFFGAVTPVCPMWIVATGLGIWFGDMVPDWMALDFAVPICFLAIIAPMMRTLAHMVSAVSSIVLALVFSGLPYNLGLLVAAAVAMIVGAQVEMWMSRRAEA encoded by the coding sequence ATGCCGCGCGCGACCCAGAAATCATATTATTGGATTGGCTTTCGAACAGGCCTGCCGTTCTTGTTGGTGGTGATGCCATTCGGGATGCTGTTTGGCGTCGTCGCAACCGAGGCAGGATTTACCAGCGTGCAAACCATGGCGTTTTCGTCGGTGGTGTTTGCAGGCGCGGCGCAGTTCACCGCATTGCAACTGATGGCCGACGACGCGCCGTTCCTGATCGTGGTCGCGACAGCGCTTGCGGTGAATTTACGTATGGCGATGTATTCAGCGTCTTTGGCGGTGTGGCTTGGCCGCGCCCCACTTTGGAAACGCGCCTTGATTGCCTATGTGAATGTCGATCAAAGCTACGCGGTGTCGATCAACCGCTATGAGGACGAACCTGATTTGTCGCTCACCCAACGTATCGGGTTCTTCTTTGGCGCGGTGACGCCTGTCTGTCCGATGTGGATCGTGGCCACGGGGCTTGGCATTTGGTTTGGGGATATGGTCCCTGACTGGATGGCGTTGGATTTTGCGGTGCCAATCTGTTTCCTTGCGATTATTGCGCCGATGATGCGCACGCTGGCGCACATGGTGTCGGCTGTCTCGTCTATCGTACTGGCGCTGGTATTTTCCGGATTGCCCTACAACCTCGGGCTTTTGGTGGCTGCGGCGGTCGCTATGATCGTCGGGGCGCAGGTTGAAATGTGGATGAGCCGGAGGGCCGAGGCATGA
- the mobA gene encoding molybdenum cofactor guanylyltransferase MobA: MREPFGLILAGDRGTRVGNVSKADLTLGHLTLLAHVQARLGPQVAAIVVNANGPIVTDLPVIADATPDHLGPLAGVLASLDWAARQGGTHIVTVAVDTPFFPRDIAPRLLMAGEAHRDGFAVASTSDGLHCTFGLWPTALRDDLAAFLDKGQREVRAFVHAHDAAIATFPDTTPPSFFNVNTPEDLTAAARLL, encoded by the coding sequence ATGCGCGAACCCTTCGGCCTTATCCTCGCAGGCGATCGCGGCACCCGTGTGGGCAACGTTTCAAAGGCAGATCTAACCTTAGGCCATTTGACGCTGCTCGCCCATGTTCAGGCACGGCTTGGACCACAGGTTGCAGCGATTGTGGTCAATGCCAACGGGCCAATCGTAACCGACCTTCCTGTCATCGCAGATGCAACACCCGACCACCTTGGCCCCCTTGCGGGCGTTCTGGCAAGTCTTGATTGGGCCGCACGCCAAGGGGGCACGCACATCGTCACTGTCGCCGTGGACACACCATTTTTCCCGCGCGACATCGCCCCGCGTCTGCTCATGGCGGGGGAGGCCCACCGCGACGGTTTCGCCGTTGCGTCAACGTCGGACGGGCTGCACTGCACCTTTGGCCTCTGGCCCACCGCCTTGCGCGACGACCTTGCCGCATTCCTTGATAAAGGTCAGCGCGAGGTCCGCGCCTTTGTGCACGCCCATGACGCCGCCATCGCGACCTTCCCCGACACGACGCCACCATCGTTTTTCAACGTCAACACGCCCGAAGACCTAACAGCCGCAGCAAGGTTGTTATGA
- a CDS encoding GNAT family N-acetyltransferase — protein sequence MSELTISQGFDDSERAQVAQMYWVAFGQKLGRVMGPKRRAIGFIQDVLDPTHALCARDTDGTLLGVVGFKTFASALVGGTWRDLARHYGWIGSTWRIGFMALLERDTENARFLMDGIFVSDGARGQGVGTALLHAICIEAKSRGYSEVRLDVIDSNPRARALYDREGFVAGGTHKLGPLKHIFGFDSATTMIRGL from the coding sequence ATGAGCGAACTGACCATCTCACAGGGCTTCGATGACAGCGAACGCGCGCAAGTGGCACAGATGTATTGGGTGGCTTTCGGGCAAAAACTTGGCCGTGTAATGGGGCCAAAGCGGCGCGCAATCGGGTTCATCCAAGACGTGCTCGACCCGACGCACGCGTTGTGCGCGCGCGACACAGACGGAACGCTGTTGGGTGTCGTTGGCTTCAAGACTTTTGCCTCCGCCCTCGTTGGCGGCACATGGCGTGACCTTGCGCGGCATTACGGCTGGATCGGCAGCACGTGGCGCATCGGGTTTATGGCCCTGCTCGAACGGGACACTGAAAACGCCCGCTTTCTGATGGACGGTATCTTTGTCAGTGATGGCGCACGCGGCCAAGGCGTCGGCACAGCGCTGCTGCATGCCATATGCATTGAGGCCAAATCTCGCGGCTACAGCGAAGTGCGCCTTGATGTGATCGACAGCAACCCGCGTGCCCGCGCGCTTTATGATCGCGAAGGGTTTGTCGCGGGCGGCACACACAAACTGGGGCCACTAAAGCATATTTTCGGATTTGACAGCGCAACGACCATGATCCGCGGGCTTTAG